Proteins encoded in a region of the Raphanus sativus cultivar WK10039 chromosome 8, ASM80110v3, whole genome shotgun sequence genome:
- the LOC108821751 gene encoding cyclin-dependent kinase D-3: MAEMEQPKKVADRYLKQEVLGQGTYGVVFKATDTKTGETVAIKKIRIGKHKEGVNITALREIKMLKELKHPHIILLIDAFPHKQNLHLVFEFMETDLEGVIRDSNVFLSPADVKSYLLMTLKGLAYCHEKRVLHRDMKPNNLLIGPDGQLKLADFGLARIFGSPDRKFTHQVFARWYRAPELLFGAKQYGAAVDVWAAGCIFAELLLRRPFLQGNSDIDQLSKIFAAFGTPKADQWPDMKNLPDYVEYQFVPAPSLRSLFPTVSEDALDLLSKMFTYDPKARISIKQALEHRYFTFAPSPTDPAKLPKPVRKQETKASYGKHEAIKGISPPRKIRRVMPEHGRPDGMKSHVDKDQQAPMSLDFTVLAERPPNRPTITSADRSHLKRKLDLDFQ, from the exons ATGGCGGAGATGGAGCAGCCGAAGAAAGTTGCAGATAGGTATCTCAAGCAAGAGGTCCTCGGGCAAGGCACTTACGGAGTCGTCTTCAAAGCCACTGACACTAAG ACGGGAGAAACAGTAGCAATAAAGAAGATAAGGATTGGTAAACACAAGGAAGGTGTAAACATCACTGCTCTCAGGGAAATCAAAATGCTGAAAGAGCTAAAGCATCCCCATATTATCCTCTTGATTGATGCGTTTCCTCACAAGCAGAACTTGCATCTTGTGTTTGAGTTCATGGAGACTGACCTCGAAGGTGTCATCCGGGATTCCAACGTATTCCTCTCACCTGCCGATGTTAAATCTTACCTTCTGATGACACTTAAAGGACTTGCTTATTGCCACGAGAAACGGGTTTTGCACAG GGATATGAAGCCAAATAACTTGTTGATTGGACCTGATGGACAGCTGAAACTTGCAGATTTTGGGTTAGCACGTATATTTGGTAGTCCAGATCGTAAGTTTACCCACCAG GTGTTTGCTAGATGGTACAGAGCACCAGAACTTTTGTTTGGTGCAAAACAATATGGCGCTGCAGTTGATGTATGGGCTGCTGGCTGCATATTTGCCGAACTTCTGCTGCGCCGACCATTTCTTCAG GGAAACAGCGATATCGATCAACTAAGCAAAATATTTGCTGCCTTTGGGACACCAAAAGCGGACCAGTGGCCTGACATGAAAAACCTTCCTGATTACGTAGAGTATCAATTTGTCCCCGCACCTTCTCTACGTTCTTTATTCCCAACAGTTAGTGAAGATGCTCTCGATTTGTTGTCCAAGATGTTTACCTATGACCCAAAGGCTAGAATTTCCATTAAGCAGGCTCTAGAACACAG GTACTTTACTTTTGCACCTTCTCCTACTGACCCTGCCAAGCTCCCGAAGCCAGTTCGCAAGCAGGAAACCAAAGCCTCTTACGGTAAACATGAGGCGATTAAAGGGATATCACCACCACGTAAGATTAGAAGAGTAATGCCTGAGCATGGGAGGCCTGATGGTATGAAGTCTCACGTTGACAAGGATCAACAAGCACCCATGTCATTAGATTTTACCGTCCTCGCTGAGCGTCCTCCAAACCGACCTACAATCACCAG TGCCGATAGATCTCATCTGAAGAGGAAGCTCGACCTTGACTTCCAATAG
- the LOC108821753 gene encoding uncharacterized protein LOC108821753, whose translation MIVSSGSWVLSPSSSSVFFSRRQRLPLVRSTVDGRSQIVPPGQSQTPNKEVLESVSLLKTAAKTRKVAAEEILAAFTAIEKAKVDPSPFLETLGGTESPGRTWMLIFTAEKKLKKGRYFPLTAVQRFDAAGKRIENGVYLGPVGALTFEGKFSWKNRILAFIFEQIRIKIGPLDPIEIGLGKKDAEYEPSNKDPFFIWFYVDEEIAVARGRSGGTAFWCRCRRIAS comes from the exons ATGATTGTCTCATCAGGTTCATGGGTTTTGtccccatcttcttcttctgtcttTTTTAGTCGTCGCCAGAGACTACCTTTGGTGAGATCAACGGTCGATGGTAGGAGCCAGATTGTTCCACCGGGACAAAGCCAAACGCCTAACAAA GAAGTATTAGAGAGCGTGAGTCTGCTAAAAACGGCTGCAAAAACACGGAAAGTTGCAGCAGAGGAGATTTTAGCTGCTTTTACTGCTATCGAGAAGGCTAAGGTTGATCCATCACCATTCCTTGAAACACTAGGTGGAACCGAGTCCCCTGGACGTACATGGATGCTCATCTTCACTGCCGAG AAGAAACTGAAGAAAGGTCGTTATTTCCCTCTAACCGCTGTTCAGAGATTTGATGCTGCG GGGAAGAGAATAGAGAATGGGGTGTATCTTGGTCCAGTAGGAGCTTTGACATTCGAAGGAAAGTTTTCATGGAAGAACCGTATCCTAGCTTTCATCTTCGAACAGATACGCATAAAGATTGGACCTTTGGATCCCATAGAGATCGGTTTGGGAAAGAAAGATGCAGAGTATGAGCCGAGTAACAAAGACCCTTTCTTCATTTGGTTTTATGTCGATGAAGAAATAGCAGTTGCTCGTGGAAGAAGCGGCGGTACAGCTTTCTGGTGTCGTTGTCGCCGCATTGCTTCATGA
- the LOC108822271 gene encoding nuclear poly(A) polymerase 1: MANVQQNGKRYGITEPISLGGPTELDVVKTRELEKYLQDVGLYEGEEEAVRREEVLGRLDQIVKTWIKTISRAKGLNDQLLHEANAEIFTFGSYRLGVHGPGADIDTLCVGPRHATREGDFFGELQRMLSEMPEVTELHPVPDAHVPLMGFKLNGISIDLLYAQLPLWVIPKDLDISQDSILQNADEQTVRSLNGCRVTDQILRLVPNIENFRTTLRCMRFWAKRRGVYSNVSGFLGGINWALLVARICQLYPNALPSMLASRFFRVYTQWRWPNPVLLCSMDEGSLGLQVWDPRRNPKDRLHMMPIITPAYPCMNSSYNVSASTLRIMTGEFQRGKDICEAMEANKADWDTLFEPFAFFEAYKDYLQIDISAANVDDLRKWKGWVESRLRQLTLKIERHTYDMLQCHPHTHDYQDASRPLHCSYFMGLQRKQGVPAAGGEQFDIRRTVDEFKHTVNGYMLWIPGMEISVNHIKRRSIPSFVFPGGVRPSHTSKGTWDSKRRSENRISSTATEATTATTNEASSESKAGSHSSGDGRKRKRGDDETITDQLRNSKHVGVSVPVENGEGLSPDPSGGSICSSPLKDCCTNGKSDLVTKVPPENVVLFSKDPIEKIATPQPPSQETEELEDSFDFGNQVIEQISNKDTISAASATIPPLGATTSNGSPFSNGEVEELEVVPMRQPEVTHRASVQQRKPIIKFSFTSLGKTNSK, from the exons ATGGCTAATGTCCAGCAGAATGGGAAAAGGTATGGTATTACAGAACCTATCTCCTTGGGTGGACCAACAGAGCTTGATGTGGTCAAGACACGAGAGCTTGAGAAG TACTTGCAAGATGTTGGATTGTATGAGGGGGAGGAGGAAGCTGTTAGAAGGGAGGAGGTTCTTGGGAGACTAGATCAG ATTGTAAAAACATGGATTAAAACCATCAGCCGTGCCAAAGGGTTGAATGATCAGCTGCTTCATGAGGCGAATGCGGAGATATTTACTTTCGGTTCTTATCGGCTAGGG GTACACGGACCTGGTGCTGATATAGACACTTTATGTGTGGGGCCTAGACATGCAACTAGAGAA GGCGATTTCTTTGGTGAGCTACAAAGGATGCTGTCTGAAATGCCTGAAGTAACTGAGCTGCACCCTGTGCCTGATGCTCATGTTCCCTTGATGGGATTCAAACTTAATGGAATTTCTATAGATCTTCTGTATGCACAACTTCCGCTCTGGGTTATACCTAAG GACTTAGACATATCTCAGGATTCCATTCTACAGAATGCTGATGAGCAAACAGTTCGAAGCCTCAACGGCTGTAGAGTTACTGACCAGATCTTGCGTCTGGTTCCTAACATTGAG AATTTCAGGACAACATTAAGATGCATGAGGTTTTGGGCCAAGCGTCGTGGAGTATACTCCAAT GTCTCTGGATTTCTTGGTGGTATAAACTGGGCGTTGCTTGTAGCTCGGATTTGTCAACTTTATCCTAACGCACTCCCAAGTATGCTAGCGTCTAGGTTCTTTAGGGTCTACACTCAGTGGCGTTGGCCAAATCCTGTTCTTCTCTGTTCTATGGATGAAGGATCCCTCGGTCTTCAAGTTTGGGATCCTAGAAGAAACCCAAAAGACAGGTTGCACATGATGCCCATCATCACTCCCGCTTATCCTTGTATGAACTCCAGTTATAACGTCTCTGCAAGTACGTTGCGGATTATGACTGGAGAGTTTCAGAGAGGCAAAGATATATGCGAG GCTATGGAAGCAAACAAAGCTGACTGGGATACCCTTTTTGAGCCATTTGCATTCTTTGAAGCTTATAAAGACTATCTTCAGATCGACATCTCTGCTGCAAATGTCGATGATCTTAGAAAATGGAAAGGTTGGGTTGAGTCACGTCTCAGACAGCTCACACTGAAG ATTGAGAGACATACTTATGACATGCTGCAATGCCATCCGCACACGCACGATTATCAAGACGCATCTAGACCACTCCATTGCTCTTACTTCATGGGTCTGCAGCGGAAACAAGGGGTTCCAGCAGCAGGAGGAGAGCAATTCGATATCAGAAGAACCGTTGATGAATTTAAACACACAGTTAACGGTTACATGCTGTGGATTCCCGGGATGGAGATTAGTGTCAACCATATAAAGCGAAGAAGCATACCGAGCTTTGTGTTTCCTGGTGGAGTTAGACCTTCACATACCTCCAAAGGAACATGGGACAGCAAACGCCGTTCAGAGAACAGGATTTCTTCTACAGCTACTGAAGCTACTACTGCTACTACTAATGAAGCGAGTTCTGAAAGTAAAGCTGGCTCTCACAGTTCAGGAGATGGGAGGAAGAGAAAACGGGGAGACGATGAGACGATCACTGATCAGTTGAGGAACTCTAAACACGTTGGAGTTTCAGTGCCTGTAGAGAATGGTGAAGGCCTGAGTCCGGATCCATCTGGTGGATCCATTTGCTCTAGTCCTCTGAAAGATTGTTGTACAAACGGTAAATCTGATCTCGTCACTAAGGTTCCACCAGAGAATGTTGTTCTTTTCAGTAAGGATCCTATAGAGAAGATTGCCACTCCTCAACCTCCGAGTCAAGAAACGGAGGAGCTTGAAGACAGTTTTGATTTTGGAAACCAAGTGATTGAGCAGATTTCAAATAAGGATACAATCTCGGCGGCTAGTGCAACAATACCTCCATTGGGAGCCACTACTTCAAATGGctcaccattctccaatggagAAGTGGAAGAACTCGag GTTGTACCAATGCGACAGCCCGAGGTGACGCATAGAGCTTCAGTGCAACAGCGCAAACCGATAATCAA ATTTAGCTTCACGTCTCTTGGCAAAACCAACAGCAAGTAA
- the LOC108821747 gene encoding laccase-1 has protein sequence MKTFGFLMISTFLVLFATLLPYCSASTTRRFHFNVEWKKVTRLCHTKQLLTVNGQYPGPAVVVHEGDTVEIKVTNRIAHNTTIHWHGLRQYRSGWADGPAYITQCPIRSKQSYTYRFKVEDQRGTLLWHAHHSWQRASVYGAFIIYPRQPYPFSGSHIQSEIPIILGEWWNDDVDKVEKEMLKTGAGAKVSDAYTLNGLPGPLYPCSTKDTFTANVDAGKTYILRIINAALNNELFFAISNHTLTVVEVDAVYTKPVHTKAIMIAPGQTTTLLLRTNNHLSDGGEFLIAATPYVTSVFPFNNSTTVGFLRYNTNDKTKPANHLNNRRRLTKTTLSTRAVLPDMLDTKFATRFSDSIKSLGSDKYPCKVPTAIDKRVVTTISLNLQNCPENQTCSGYDGKRFFASMNNVSFIRPPISILESYYRKQSRGVFTLDFPEKPPSRFDFTGVNPVSENMNTEFGTKLFEVDFGARLEIVFQGTSFLNVENHPLHVHGHNFFVVGRGFGNFDEEKDPVRYNLVDPPERNTIAVPTGGWAAIRINADNPGVWFIHCHLEQHTSWGLAMGFIVKDGPLPSQTLLRPPRDLPKC, from the exons atgaagacTTTCGGGTTTCTAATGATTTCGACCTTTCTGGTTCTTTTTGCAACTCTTCTCCCTTATTGTTCGGCTTCAACCACCCGTCGATTTCACTTTAAT GTTGAATGGAAGAAGGTAACTCGATTATGCCACACTAAACAACTTTTAACGGTGAACGGACAATACCCTGGGCCGGCGGTGGTGGTTCACGAAGGTGACACCGTAGAAATCAAAGTGACTAACCGGATTGCTCACAATACAACTATTCATTG GCATGGGTTAAGGCAATACCGGAGCGGTTGGGCAGATGGACCGGCTTACATTACGCAGTGTCCAATAAGATCGAAACAATCATATACATATAGGTTCAAAGTGGAAGACCAAAGAGGCACACTCCTTTGGCATGCTCATCACTCATGGCAACGCGCCTCCGTCTACGGTGCCTTCATCATCTATCCGCGTCAACCTTACCCATTCTCCGGCAGCCACATCCAATCCGAAATTCCCATTATTCTCG GTGAATGGTGGAATGATGACGTAGACAAGGTAGAAAAGGAGATGTTGAAAACAGGAGCTGGCGCTAAGGTTTCCGACGCTTACACACTTAACGGCCTTCCCGGTCCACTCTACCCTTGCTCTACCAAAG ACACTTTCACGGCGAACGTGGACGCGGGAAAAACATACATACTCCGCATAATCAACGCTGCTCTAAACAACGAGCTCTTCTTCGCTATATCGAACCACACACTAACCGTAGTCGAAGTCGACGCGGTTTACACCAAACCGGTTCACACAAAAGCAATCATGATCGCTCCTGGTCAAACCACCACCCTCCTCCTCCGCACCAACAACCATCTCTCCGACGGCGGAGAGTTCCTCATCGCCGCAACTCCTTACGTCACATCCGTCTTCCCCTTCAACAACTCCACCACCGTCGGCTTCCTCCGCTACAACACCAACGACAAAACCAAACCGGCAAACCATCTCAACAACCGACGCCGGTTAACCAAAACGACGCTGTCTACTCGCGCGGTGCTCCCTGACATGCTTGACACGAAGTTCGCGACGAGATTCTCCGACAGCATCAAGAGCCTCGGGTCGGATAAGTACCCCTGCAAAGTCCCGACCGCGATCGACAAGCGCGTGGTCACCACGATCAGCCTCAACCTCCAAAACTGCCCTGAGAATCAAACTTGTTCCGGATACGACGGGAAGAGATTCTTCGCGTCGATGAACAACGTCTCGTTCATCAGACCCCCCATCTCAATCCTAGAGAGCTACTACAGGAAACAGAGCAGAGGTGTGTTCACGCTCGACTTCCCGGAGAAACCGCCGAGCAGATTCGACTTCACGGGAGTCAACCCCGTGTCGGAGAACATGAACACCGAGTTCGGGACCAAGCTCTTCGAGGTGGACTTCGGAGCGAGGCTGGAGATCGTGTTCCAAGGGACGAGTTTCTTGAACGTCGAGAACCATCCGCTGCACGTGCACGGACACAACTTCTTCGTGGTCGGGAGAGGGTTCGGGAACTTCGACGAAGAGAAGGATCCGGTTAGGTACAACTTGGTGGATCCGCCGGAGAGGAACACGATCGCCGTGCCGACGGGAGGGTGGGCGGCGATCAGGATAAACGCGGATAATCCGGGAGTTTGGTTTATTCACTGTCATCTCGAGCAGCATACCTCTTGGGGGTTGGCTATGGGCTTTATCGTTAAAGATGGGCCTCTTCCTTCGCAGACTCTGCTTCGTCCTCCTCGTGATCTTCCCAAGTGTTGA
- the LOC108821748 gene encoding exonuclease 1: protein MGIKDLLRFMKPYILPIHIQKYAGTRVGIDAYSWLHKGAYSCSMELCLDTDGKKKLRYIDYFMDRINLLQHYEITPVVVLDGGRMPCKAATGDERQRKRKANFDAAMAKLKEGNVGAAVEFFQRAVSVTSSMAHQLIQVLKSENVEFIVAPYEADAQLAYLSSLELEQGGIAAVITEDSDLLAYGCKAVIFKMDRYGKGEELILDTVFQAVDQKPSFQNFDQELFTAMCVLAGCDFLPSVPGVGISRAHGFISKYQSVERVLSVLKTKKGKLVPDDYSNSLMEAVSVFQYARVYDFHAKKLKHLKPLSQNLVNLSVEELEFLGPDLSPSVAAAIAEGNVDPITMEAFNRFSVSERQPKKPVPSFKEQEKGSSFLLLPLSESEERINLKRSAGEAEIGPETVLEAPKYFKQDLDLHKLMLPQPDKDHMVIRTSNPSPAPDNNPFKIRRKTDEIKMEEYDLQELKVSFETNGEAMDVTSRKEVTIDLSKLDDSVIKQDSEENIEKKRSVDSKDVVEIQGHANMTTKRVRGAKPRAESFKVKTSYDKKANKINKKSSILDFFHPL from the exons ATGGGGATAAAGGATCTTCTCAGATTCATGAAACCTTACATTCTTCCCATTCACATCCAGAAATACGCAGGAACACGA GTGGGAATCGATGCGTATTCATGGCTACACAAAGGAG CGTACTCATGCAGTATGGAGCTGTGTTTAGACACTGATGGGAAGAAAAAGCTGAGATACATTGATTACTTCATGGACAGAATCAATCTCCTTCAACACTATGAGATTACCCCAGTCGTTGTTCTTGATGGTGGTCGTATGCCCTGCAAGGCTGCCACTGGCGACGAACGCCAAag GAAGCGAAAGGCAAACTTTGATGCTGCAATGGCGAAGCTTAAAGAAGGGAATGTTGGAGCAGCTGTTGAGTTTTTCCAG AGAGCTGTTAGTGTAACATCATCCATGGCTCATCAATTGATTCag GTTCTGAAATCAGAAAACGTGGAATTTATCGTAGCTCCGTATGAGGCTGATGCTCAGCTAGCATACCTATCCAGCCTCGAACTGGAACAAGGCGGGATTGCTGCTGTTATTACCGAGGACAGTGACTTACTTGCCTATGGCTGCAAAgct GTTATCTTTAAGATGGATCGGTACGGTAAAGGGGAGGAACTGATTCTAGATACTGTTTTTCAAGCCGTTGATCAGAAGCCTTCTTTCCAGAATTTTGATCAAGAGCTATTCACTG CAATGTGCGTACTAGCTGGATGTGATTTTCTGCCCTCTGTTCCTGGTGTTGGCATCTCGAGGGCTCATGGATTCATCTCCAAATACCAGAGTGTTGAACGT GTTTTGTCAGTTCTCAAGACGAAAAAGGGCAAACTAGTTCCTGATGATTACTCCAACTCTCTGATGGAAGCAGTTTCAGTTTTTCAGTATGCTCGTGT TTATGACTTTCATGCTAAGAAGCTCAAGCACTTGAAACCCCTCTCACAGAACCTCGTGAATTTATCAGTTGAAGAGCTTGAGTTCCTGGGACC AGATCTCTCACCATCTGTTGCTGCTGCAATTGCTGAAGGGAATGTTGATCCCATAACCATGGAGGCTTTTAACCGCTTCTCGGTTTCCGAGAGACAACCGAAGAAGCCTGTCCCATCATTCAAGGAACAGGAAAAGGGAAGCTCCTTTTTGTTATTGCCTTTGTCCGAAAGTGAGGAAAGAATAAATCTCAAAAGAAGTGCAGGTGAAGCTGAGATCGGTCCAGAAACTGTTCTGGAGGCTCCAAAGTACTTCAAACAAGATTTAGATCTACACAAACTGATGTTGCCGCAGCCTGACAAGGATCATATGGTTATTCGGACCAGCAATCCCTCGCCGGCTCCGGATAACAATCCATTCAAGATCAGAAGAAAAACCGATGAAATCAAAATGGAAGAGTATGATTTGCAAGAACTCAAGGTTTCTTTTGAGACCAATGGTGAAGCAATGGATGTTACATCTCGAAAGGAGGTTACAATCGATTTGTCCAAGCTTGACGACTCTGTAATCAAACAAGACTCTGAGGAGAACATAGAGAAGAAAAGATCTGTGGATTCAAAAGATGTAGTTGAAATTCAAGGTCATGCCAACATGACTACAAAGAGAGTGCGTGGAGCAAAACCTAGAGCTGAGAGTTTCAAAGTGAAAACAAGCTATGACAAGAAGGCTAATAAGATCAACAAGAAAAGCAGTATATTAGATTTCTTTCATCCATTGTAA
- the LOC108821750 gene encoding uncharacterized protein LOC108821750, with protein MDLEADIRALQLDSAEENNGVVVSEDHHPDGVEKLDKAEEDLKDNLQESAPVPVEQQATEDHDQEMLLPVHNPAKAKEKAAQEKAAKEEAEEEAEANKKRHLNCVFIGHVDAGKSTIGGQILFLSGQVDDRQIQKYEKEAKDKSRESWYMAYIMDTNEEERAKGKTVEVGRAHFETESTRFTILDAPGHKSYVPNMISGASQADIGVLVISARKGEFETGYERGGQTREHVQLAKTLGVSKLVVVVNKMDDPTVNWSKERYDEIEQKMVPFLKSSGYNTKKDVLFLPISGLMGVNMDKRMDRKVCPWYSGPSFFEVLDSIEVPPRDPNGPFRMPIIDKFKDMGTVVMGKVESGSIKEGDSLMIMPNKEPVKVVAIYCDEDKVKRAGPGENLRVRITGIEDEDILPGFVLSSTVKPVPAVTEFVAQLQILELLDNAIFTAGYKAILHIHAVVEECEIIELISQIDMKTRKPMKKKVLFVKNGAAVVCRIQVTNSICVEKFSDFPQLGRFTLRTEGKTVAVGKVTAL; from the exons ATGG ATCTTGAGGCTGACATCCGGGCATTACAGCTTGATTCGGCAG AAGAAAACAACGGAGTTGTCGTTTCTGAAGATCATCACCCAGATGGAGTTGAGAAATTGGATAAAGCAGAAGAAG accTGAAAGATAATTTGCAAGAATCAGCTCCAGTACCTGTTGAGCAACAAG CTACTGAGGATCATGATCAGGAAATGCTCCTTCCAGTGCATAACCCAGCGAAAG cTAAAGAGAAGGCAGCCCAAGAGAAGGCTGCGAAAGAGGAAGCGGAAGAAGAGGCAGAAGCAAACAAAAAGCGACACTTGAATTGTGTCTTTATTGGTCATGTTG ATGCAGGAAAGTCTACAATTGGGGGACAGATTCTCTTCCTCAGCGGTCAGGTGGACGACCGACAAATCCAGAAGTATGAGAAGGAAGCAAAAGACAAAAGTAGAGAAAGTTG GTATATGGCATATATAATGGATACAAATGAAGAAGAGAGGGCCAAG GGTAAAACAGTTGAAGTTGGAAGGGCTCATTTTGAAACTGAAAGCACAAGGTTTACCATTTTGGATGCTCCG GGTCACAAGAGTTATGTACCCAATATGATTAGTGGAGCATCTCAGGCAGACATTGGTGTGCTG GTGATTTCCGCCCGTAAAGGTGAATTTGAAACAGGATATGAGAGGGGTGGGCAGACACGTGAACATGTTCAACTCGCAAAAACACTGGGCGTGTCGAAGCTGGTTGTTGTGGTGAACAAAATGGATGATCCAACTGTGAACTGGTCGAAAGAGAG GTACGATGAAATAGAACAAAAAATGGTACCATTTCTTAAATCCTCTGGCTACAACACAAAGAAAG ATGTTCTCTTCTTACCTATATCTGGTCTAATGGGGGTTAATATGGATAAGAGGATGGATCGTAAGGTTTGTCCATGGTACAGTGGCCCTAGCTTTTTTGAAGTACTTGATTCTATTGAAGTTCCACCACGAGATCCTAATGGTCCATTCAG GATGCCTATTATAGATAAATTTAAAGACATGGGAACTGTGGTTATGGGAAAAGTAGAATCTGGCAGCATTAAGGAGGGTGATTCCTTGATGATTATGCCAAACAAG GAACCCGTGAAAGTTGTTGCTATATATTGCGACGAAGATAAAGTCAAGCGTGCTGGACCGGGTGAGAATTTGAGAGTCCGCATAACTGGCATTGAAGATGAGGATATCCTTCCAGGTTTTGTTTTATCCAGCACGG TAAAACCTGTACCTGCTGTTACTGAATTTGTTGCACAACTGCAAATCCTTGAGCTGCTTGACAAT GCTATTTTCACAGCTGGGTACAAGGCTATTCTGCACATTCATGCAGTTGTTGAGGAATGCGAGATCATCGAATTGATAAGCCAAATTGATATGAAGACGAGGAAGCCCATGAAAAAGAAAGTTCTGTTTGTGAAGAACGGTGCTGCTGTGGTTTGCCGTATACAG GTTACCAATTCAATCTGTGTTGAAAAATTCTCAGATTTCCCTCAACTAGGAAGATTCACTCTACGAACGGAAG GGAAAACAGTAGCTGTCGGGAAGGTGACTGCGCTCTAA
- the LOC130498378 gene encoding receptor for activated C kinase 1A-like — MAEGLVLKGTMRAHTDMVTAIATPIDNSDIIVSSSRDKSIILWKLTKDDKSYGVAQRRLTGHSHFVEDVVLSSDGQFALSGSWDGELRLWDLAAGVSTRRFVGHTKDVLSVAFSLDNRQIVSASRDRTIKLWNTLGECKYTIAEGGGEGHGDWVSCVRFSPNTLQPTIVSASWDKTVKVWNLANCKLRSTLAGHGGYVNTVAVSPDGSLCASGGKDGVVLLWDLAEGKKLYSLEANSVIHALCFSPNRYWLCAATEQGIKIWDLESKSVVEDLKVDLKAEAEKSDGSGTAGNKRKVIYCTSLNWSADGSTLFSGYTDGVIRVWGIGRY, encoded by the exons ATGGCGGAAGGACTCGTTTTGAAAGGCACCATGCGCGCTCACACCGACATGGTCACCGCGATCGCCACCCCGATCGACAACTCAGACATCATCGTCTCCTCGTCCCGCGACAAATCCATCATCCTCTGGAAACTCACCAAAGACGACAAGTCCTACGGCGTCGCCCAGAGGCGCCTCACCGGCCACTCGCACTTCGTCGAGGACGTCGTCCTCTCCTCCGACGGCCAGTTCGCTCTCTCCGGAAGCTGGGACGGCGAGCTCCGTCTCTGGGACCTCGCCGCCGGAGTCTCGACTCGCCGGTTCGTCGGACACACCAAGGACGTTCTCTCCGTCGCGTTCTCGCTCGACAACCGTCAGATCGTGTCTGCCTCTCGCGACCGTACGATCAAGCTCTGGAACACTCTCGGCGAGTGTAAGTACACCATCGCGGAAGGAGGAGGTGAGGGGCACGGTGACTGGGTGAGCTGCGTTAGGTTCAGCCCCAACACTCTCCAGCCGACGATTGTGTCGGCGTCGTGGGACAAGACCGTGAAAGTTTGGAACTTGGCGAACTGTAAGCTCAGGTCGACTCTTGCGGGTCACGGTGGGTATGTGAACACTGTTGCTGTTTCGCCTGATGGTTCTCTGTGCGCGAGTGGAGGGAAAGACGGTGTGGTGTTGCTGTGGGATTTGGCTGAGGGGAAGAAGCTTTACTCTCTTGAAGCCAACTCTGTGATCCACGCGCTCTGCTTTAGCCCTAATAGGTACTGGCTCTGTGCTGCGACTGAGCAGGGTATTAAGATTTGGGATCTTGAGAGCAAGAGCGTTGTTGAGGACTTGAAGGTTGATTTGAAGGCTGAGGCTGAGAAGTCTGATGGAAGTGGTACTGCTGGCAACAAAAGGAAG GTAATTTACTGCACCAGCCTGAACTGGAGTGCGGATGGAAGCACGTTGTTCAGTGGTTATACCGATGGAGTTATCCGAGTTTGGGGTATTGGCCGCTACTAG